The Vibrio sp. NTOU-M3 genomic sequence CCGTTGCCATCAAATAAGCTAATGAGATAAGGGTTGCCCAATTCATTAAGCCACTGGATTGCCTTGTCACGCTGATCTTTATAGTTCATGCCGATGATTTTGACGCCTTGACCCGCTAATTCATTCAAGTATTGGTGCTCGGCATAACACGTTGGGCACCAAGTTGCCCAAACATTAAGCAATAATGGTTCACCCTTGAAGATAGATTGATCATAAAGCTTACCCGGTTCCGCCAAGTCTTCTAGACGGAACTGAGGAACAGGTTTACCAATGAGTACGGATTCCAGTTTGGTCGGGTCATCCCCATCAGAATTACGTACCAACTGCGTTGCAAAAACCGCCACCAATACTAGAAAGGCACCTAGCGGAATAAAGAGTAACTTCTTATTCATTATGCTTCTCCTTGCTTTGCAGTTTTGCGGAAACGGTAGCGTTTATCACTAATCGCAATCGCACCACCTAATGCCATTAACAATGAACCGGCCCAAATCCAACGAACAAATGGTTTGTAGTAAATACGAACGGCCCAAGACTTGTTATCGTCCAAACGTTCACCCATCGCAATATACAAGTCACGTGTGATACCGCGATCGATTGCCGCCTCGGTCATCATTGAACGAGCAGTACGATAGAAGCGTTTTTCCGCATGAAGTGTATTGACGTAAGTGCCATTTTGAGTGATTTCAAAATCAGCGATATAACCATCATAGTTAGGACCATCTTTGTCTCGAAGGCCGGCAAAGTAGAAGTCATAGCCTTGAATTTTAAAGTGCTCGCCCGGCGCCAAACGCACATCTCGCTCAATACTGTAGTTTTGAACCATCGCGATACCAATAATGGTAACAGCCAAACCAATGTGGCCAAGCATCATCGCCCAGTGACTACGTTGTAGCTTTCTCACTCCAGTCACAAAGTCATGACGGTGAGTTGCACGTTGGTGTAGCTCATAGCCATGCATTGTGATGATCCAGATCGCCATCACCCAACCGATATAAGCCATTGCAGTAAAATGTGCTGAGAGCAGGGCAACAAACACGCCAGCAAGTACAAATGAAAGTGCACCTGAGATAGCCATTGGCTTAAGCAACGTAGAAAGGCTGTCGCGTTTCCAACGAATAAGTGGACCGATACCCAGTAAGAACGAGAACGGGATCATCAACCAAGCAAACAGCATGTCAAAGAAAGGAGCACCGATAGAAACAGAACCTAGACCAATCTGCTTGTGTACTAAAGGAAGTAGAGTACCCACTAATACAACCACAAGGGCTGCAATCAAAAGAACGTTATTTGCTAGCAGAGCATTTTCACGAGATACCAACTCAAAGTTACCACGAACTCGTACCGACGCACCTTTTAGAGCAAACAGCAGTAATGATCCACCAATCACAAAGACGAGGAAACCTAAGATGAACATACCTCGGGATGGATCAGAGGCAAACGCATGAACCGAAACCAAAATCCCGGAACGCACTAAGAATGTACCAAGTAAACTCAAAGAGAATGCAGAAATAGCCAGCAACACTGTCCACGCTTTAAACGTCCCGCGCTTTTCAGTGACAGCAAGTGAGTGCATTAAAGCAGTACCAGCAAGCCACGGCATGAATGAAGCATTTTCAACTGGATCCCAGAACCACCAGCCACCCCAGCCTAGCTCGTAATATGCCCACCATGAACCTAGAGCGATACCCAGTGTCAAAAAGAGCCATGCAGCGGTTGTCCAAGGACGAGACCAACGGGCCCATGCGGTATCAAGGCGACCTGTCATTAGCGACGCAATAGCAAATGAGAAAGCCACTGAGAAACCAACATAACCCATGTACAGCATTGGTGGGTGAATGATCAAACCAGGGTCTTGCAACAATGGGTTTAGATCTCGCCCATCAACCGGAAAGAAAGGCAGCGTGCGTAAGAATGGATTCGAGGTAACAATGATGAAAAGCAGGAAGCCAACACTGATCATCCCCATCACACCAAGCACACGAGCCACCGATTCTTGTGGCATTCCACGGCTATAGGTCGCGACAGCAACAGTCCATGCGGCTTGAATTAACACCCAAAGTAGCAAAGAGCCTTCATGAGCCCCCCAAACCGCGGTTAAGCGGTAGTACCAAGGGAGCTGGCTATTTGAGTTACTCGCTACATATTGCAGTGTAAAATCGTTGGTATAAAACGCCCATAATAAGATGCCAAATGACAACGCTAACAGTAGGAACATCCCCCAAGACAACGGTCTTGCGGTATTCATGAGCATTGTATTGTTTTTAGATGCACCAATTAGCGGCAGTATGCTGAGCAAGACTGCCATCGCCAACGAGGCGATCATCGCAAAGTGACCAATTTCAGCAATCATTGACCGCTTCCTTGTTTTTGTTGTTCAGTATATTTAAGCGGTTCGTGAGTTTTCTTCATCGCTTCCGCAACTTCAGGTGGCATGTATTCTTCATCGTGTTTAGCAAGCACTTCAAATGCTTCAACAGTGGTTGCATCTTTTAACACACCTTGGGCGACAATGCCCTGCCCTTCACGGAACAGATCCGGAAGGATACCGTCGTAAACAATCGTCACTTTTGGACCGACATCATGCAGATCAAACGAAACTCTCAGAGATTCGGCATCACGCTTCACAGAACCTTCAACGACCATTCCGCCGATACGTAGACGCTGACCAACTTCTGGTTTCGTGCCGTCTGGCTTACCATTGACTAATTCTGTTGGTGTATAGAACAGGTCCATATTTTGATTTAGCGCGTAAAGCATCAAACCAATTGTGGCACTAATACCAATGAAAATAGCCAGAACAATACCGAGCCTCTTTTTACGTCTTGGGTTCATAGAGTGTTCTCCAGATTTTTTGCTGCTTCAATTCGCGCTTGACGATCGACTTTCGCCTGAACTTCATTCAGCAAAGCTTTACCACGACGTACGCTCACAATAAGTAGAATAAACATTGATAGAAAGGTGATACCAAACGCACCCCAAACATAAGAGGCATAACCACCCATCGCGAAAAACTCACTCAGAGATTCAAAATGCATAATTTAATTCCTTCACTGAGATTTCTTAGTAGCTAATTCGATAACCCAAGGGCGGTGGCTTTCTTTGCTAATGATTTCATTGCGTAAGCGAACCATGGTTAGAGAACCAAAAAAGAACGCAAAGCCAAAGATATTCAACAGTAGCGGCCAAAGCATATCGCTTGAGATTGAAGGTTTTTCGAATTTAGTAATCGTTGCACCTTGATGAAGGGTATTCCACCATTCAACTGAGAAGTGAATAATTGGCAGGTTTACCACACCTACAATCGCAAGAATCCCCGCAGCTTTCGCCGCCGTTTTTTGATCGTCAAATGCGTGATAAAGCGCGATTACGCCAAGATAAAGGAATAGAAGAATGAGCTCTGATGTTAGACGTGCATCCCATACCCACCAAGTCCCCCACATTGGTTTACCCCAAATCGCTCCGGTAAGGAGAGCA encodes the following:
- a CDS encoding DsbE family thiol:disulfide interchange protein, which produces MNKKLLFIPLGAFLVLVAVFATQLVRNSDGDDPTKLESVLIGKPVPQFRLEDLAEPGKLYDQSIFKGEPLLLNVWATWCPTCYAEHQYLNELAGQGVKIIGMNYKDQRDKAIQWLNELGNPYLISLFDGNGMLGLDLGVYGAPETFLIDANGVIRYRHVGDVNPRNWEETLKAKYEQMLAEAK
- a CDS encoding heme lyase CcmF/NrfE family subunit, producing the protein MIAEIGHFAMIASLAMAVLLSILPLIGASKNNTMLMNTARPLSWGMFLLLALSFGILLWAFYTNDFTLQYVASNSNSQLPWYYRLTAVWGAHEGSLLLWVLIQAAWTVAVATYSRGMPQESVARVLGVMGMISVGFLLFIIVTSNPFLRTLPFFPVDGRDLNPLLQDPGLIIHPPMLYMGYVGFSVAFSFAIASLMTGRLDTAWARWSRPWTTAAWLFLTLGIALGSWWAYYELGWGGWWFWDPVENASFMPWLAGTALMHSLAVTEKRGTFKAWTVLLAISAFSLSLLGTFLVRSGILVSVHAFASDPSRGMFILGFLVFVIGGSLLLFALKGASVRVRGNFELVSRENALLANNVLLIAALVVVLVGTLLPLVHKQIGLGSVSIGAPFFDMLFAWLMIPFSFLLGIGPLIRWKRDSLSTLLKPMAISGALSFVLAGVFVALLSAHFTAMAYIGWVMAIWIITMHGYELHQRATHRHDFVTGVRKLQRSHWAMMLGHIGLAVTIIGIAMVQNYSIERDVRLAPGEHFKIQGYDFYFAGLRDKDGPNYDGYIADFEITQNGTYVNTLHAEKRFYRTARSMMTEAAIDRGITRDLYIAMGERLDDNKSWAVRIYYKPFVRWIWAGSLLMALGGAIAISDKRYRFRKTAKQGEA
- the ccmE gene encoding cytochrome c maturation protein CcmE → MNPRRKKRLGIVLAIFIGISATIGLMLYALNQNMDLFYTPTELVNGKPDGTKPEVGQRLRIGGMVVEGSVKRDAESLRVSFDLHDVGPKVTIVYDGILPDLFREGQGIVAQGVLKDATTVEAFEVLAKHDEEYMPPEVAEAMKKTHEPLKYTEQQKQGSGQ
- the ccmD gene encoding heme exporter protein CcmD; this translates as MHFESLSEFFAMGGYASYVWGAFGITFLSMFILLIVSVRRGKALLNEVQAKVDRQARIEAAKNLENTL
- a CDS encoding heme ABC transporter permease is translated as MWKWLHPYAKPEATYQLSGKLLPWFSILALLCLSVGTVWGLAFAPSDYQQGDSFRIIYIHVPSAIWSMGVYMSMAVAAFIGLVWQVKLSNMAAAAMAPIGAVYTFIALLTGAIWGKPMWGTWWVWDARLTSELILLFLYLGVIALYHAFDDQKTAAKAAGILAIVGVVNLPIIHFSVEWWNTLHQGATITKFEKPSISSDMLWPLLLNIFGFAFFFGSLTMVRLRNEIISKESHRPWVIELATKKSQ